A window of the Sabethes cyaneus chromosome 1, idSabCyanKW18_F2, whole genome shotgun sequence genome harbors these coding sequences:
- the LOC128745737 gene encoding LOW QUALITY PROTEIN: uncharacterized protein LOC128745737 (The sequence of the model RefSeq protein was modified relative to this genomic sequence to represent the inferred CDS: substituted 1 base at 1 genomic stop codon) has translation MEYKSFYKNASRGNRLEEQNNCQFVKWKREISRQDLHFYKRNLNVHEFENDENDDEVFYKNPPDHIPEVHENKENERRCKYQDRLARLLRFKEERARAKQNLVKKKPFVSVVPKNYLVDREYEKNLFKKTEPRVDTRRKEPLLTVEKKQAVHILNMKTPASIKKAKPKVDTWRKGAPSTRGNDNGMKKEQKPTDALTRGKATTTASSGATTSSNKNKPKNTAALNRKGVLEKAGAGSSRLITYQEVRSGQKSVKFNFIFNKDCPMVTSTNRKKKSLEKLPQANALLQQPAAAYRFPPKPSSDDDDIFVGTRPIDVDTPTPKKMVADSDAIAMRKRETRRRSMIFAVEDIKPTLVKSEADDDEWEPQVITISDDESPHLVKITKMLPKQINESFTKREEKVEIMRDRRPTIDDFAFVNATPKLIGSGGKTLSGRPSLIFTEDEHNPTVSESVNVTQIISSRNSIGLVVNSNSRTKENPIVKNTAPYKVELASPQRRSGTPRMSFIEDDLHMMKPLAEVNLATVLLNKQENRRRSSGGSSRSSLVNFREEDQPPNDLREKVTFYYDLVEKELKRLQELCESYKDDLESETIDENGKGLIIAAQGQTNIVINKKLSKFKELVGHYEKSWTNRKVRADDLDGFWLMVSLDLENLDRRFDELRQLKDNHWQEISKPQKVKKLKGKREKKPMKTKASGIADLIKKAREEAKKKMMLESVLKESVTVVTPIKRSVRIATTPRRSSLVRNSLCADCTPTPGKSDNKKSSKTIFNDHTLRRKEIVKSILKTPSVKRRAKSVLFLDSGFDTPEARGSGGRRKIIHTTKPKITFNEELEVEDVETISLTTPXNLDDEIRKRRRNSVYVQENTNEVQPQHNCTNLRSRRKTLRFNDDDVEQEEADNQLKRAVTVD, from the exons ATGGAATATAAATCATTCTATAAAAACGCTTCCCGCGGTAATCGTTTAGAAGAACAAAACAATTGCCAATTTGTGAAATGGAAACGCGAAATTTCCCGACAAGATCTTCACTTTTATAAACGAAATCTAAATGTGCATGAATTCGAGAATGATGAGAACGACGATGAAGTATTCTACAAAAATCCGCCGGATCATATACCGGAGGTGcacgaaaacaaagaaaatgaaCGGCGGTGTAAATACCAGGACCGACTTGCTAGACTGTTACGGTTTAAAGAGGAGCGTGCTCGAGCAAAGCAAAATTTGGTTAAAAAGAAGCCATTTGTTTCTGTGGTCCCCAAAAATTATTTAGTAGACCGGGAATATGAAAaaaacttgtttaaaaaaacTGAACCTAGAGTGGACACTCGCCGGAAAGAGCCGCTTTTAACCGTAGAAAAGAAGCAAGCAGTGCATATCTTAAACATGAAGACTCCTGCTTCGATCAAGAAAGCCAAACCTAAAGTTGATACTTGGCGCAAGGGTGCGCCTTCGACGAGAGGAAACGACAACGGCATGAAAAAAGAGCAGAAACCGACAGACGCACTAACGAGAGGTAAAGCAACAACAACTGCATCGAGTGGTGCAACGACGAGCAGCAACaagaacaaaccgaaaaacacAGCTGCTCTAAATAGGAAGGGGGTCCTAGAGAAAGCGGGGGCTGGAAGCAGTAGACTAATA ACATATCAAGAAGTGCGGTCCGGGCAGAAATCcgttaaattcaatttcatttttaataagGATTGTCCCATGGTTACATCGACTAACCGTAAGAAGAAGAGCCTCGAAAAACTGCCTCAAGCGAATGCCTTATTGCAGCAGCCCGCTGCAGCGTACAGATTTCCCCCTAAACCATCTAGTGATGATGACGACATCTTTGTAGGTACTAGGCCGATCGACGTTGACACTCCGACGCCAAAGAAGATGGTCGCAGATTCGGACGCTATTGCCATGCGGAAACGCGAAACTCGTCGCCGCTCAATGATTTTCGCCGTTGAAGATATAAAACCGACGCTGGTCAAGTCTGAGGCAGACGACGATGAGTGGGAACCTCAGGTAATCACTATTTCGGATGACGAATCGCCACATTtagttaaaattacaaaaatgttGCCCAAGCAAATCAACGAATCTTTTACTAAGCGTGAGGAAAAGGTAGAAATCATGCGTGACAGACGACCAACAATCGATGATTTTGCATTCGTTAATGCAACGCCAAAATTGATCGGCAGTGGAGGAAAAACCTTAAGTGGTAGGCCATCTTTAATATTTACCGAAGATGAGCACAATCCGACTGTCTCTGAATCTGTAAATGTTACACAGATTATCAGTAGTCGAAATTCTATAGGATTAGTCGTAAACAGTAACAGTCGGACTAAAGAAAATCCCATCGTTAAAAATACTGCTCCATATAAAGTTGAACTCGCGAGTCCTCAGCGCCGTTCTGGTACTCCTCGGATGAGCTTTATCGAGGACGATTTGCACATGATGAAACCACTTGCTGAGGTAAATCTCGCTACTGTACTGTTGAACAAACAGGAAAATAGACGTCGAAGCAGTGGCGGAAGCAGTCGGTCTTCATTAGTGAATTTCCGAGAGGAAGACCAACCTCCAAACGATTTGCGCGAAAAGGTGACTTTCTACTATGACTTAGTTGAAAAGGAATTAAAGCGTCTTCAGGAACTGTGTGAAAGTTACAAGGACGATCTTGAGAGTGAAACCATTGATGAGAATGGCAAAGGACTGATAATTGCTGCTCAAGGACAAACCAATATTGTTATTAACAAAAAGCTATCCAAGTTCAAGGAGCTAGTGGGTCACTACGAAAAAAGCTGGACGAATCGAAAAGTGCGAGCCGATGACTTGGACGGATTTTGGTTGATGGTTTCACTAGATTTGGAAAACCTCGATCGTCGTTTCGATGAATTGCGACAGCTAAAGGACAACCATTGGCAAGAAATTTCAAAAccacaaaaagtcaaaaagttgaaGGGAAAACGCGAAAAGAAACCTATGAAAACCAAGGCTAGCGGAATAGCCGACTTGATTAAAAAAGCTCGTGAAGAGGCTAAGAAGAAAATGATGCTGGAATCGGTGCTGAAGGAGTCTGTAACGGTCGTAACACCAATAAAACGCTCAGTTCGCATTGCAACCACTCCAAGAAGAAGCAGTTTGGTGAGAAATAGCCTCTGTGCTGATTGTACGCCGACACCGGGCAAAAGTGATAACAAAAAGTCAAGCAAGACTATCTTCAACGAT CACACTTTACGGCGAAAGGAAATCGTCAAATCAATTCTGAAAACACCGAGTGTAAAACGGCGTGCTAAAAGTGTTCTGTTTTTGGACTCGGGCTTTGACACACCAGAAGCTCGTGGTTCAGGTGGACGCCGTAAGATTATTCACACTACAAAACCGAAAATCACCTTCAACGAAGAGCTAGAGGTGGAAGATGTAGAAACCATTTCGTTGACTACGCCTTAAAACTTAGATGACGAAATCCGAAAGCGCAGACGGAATTCGGTTTATGTTCAAGAGAATACCAATGAGGTACAACCGCAACATAATTGTACAAATCTCAGAAGTAGACGAAAAACACTGCGGTTCAACGATGATGATGTGGAACAAGAAGAGGCTGACAACCAGCTGAAGCGAGCGGTAACTGTAGATTAA